A stretch of bacterium DNA encodes these proteins:
- a CDS encoding UPF0175 family protein, which translates to MSVQLTIELPEDVFSALRASPAEFVKEMRLAAAVKWYEMEMVSQSKAAELAGVSRQEFLSALNRFRVSPFQTTDEELAEESARG; encoded by the coding sequence ATTTCTGTGCAATTAACGATCGAGCTTCCCGAGGATGTTTTTTCAGCGTTGCGGGCAAGCCCAGCTGAGTTTGTGAAGGAGATGCGACTGGCGGCTGCTGTGAAATGGTATGAGATGGAGATGGTCTCACAGTCCAAAGCCGCGGAACTGGCTGGCGTCAGTCGGCAGGAGTTCCTTTCGGCGCTTAATCGTTTCCGAGTTTCTCCGTTTCAGACGACTGATGAGGAGCTGGCAGAGGAATCTGCCCGTGGATAG